The Lachnospiraceae bacterium KM106-2 nucleotide sequence GTAGATAGAATTGATGAAACGACCTATGTGATCAGTGAACAGGAGCATTGGGAGGAGACACACTGTTATCTGTTACTTGGTGAGAGCAAAGCATTGCTGATAGATACGGGACTTGGGGTAGCAAAACTAAGTGAGGTAACAAAGAGATTAACAAGTCTTCCAATCGAGGTAGTCCTTACCCATGCTCACTGGGATCATATGGGGAGTTTGGGAGAGTACAAATATATTGCAGTACATTACATGGAAGCGGGATGGCTGACCACTAAGTTTCCTCTTCCTCGTGATGCAGTGCTTAATAATTTACTAAAGGAGCCATGTCATGTACCTGAGAACTTTTCAAAAGAAGATTATAAGTTATATCAGGGCAAGGTAGATTGCCTTCTTTCAGACAGAGATCAATTGGATCTAGGTGGAAGGAAGTTAGAAGTTTTACATACGCCAGGACATTCGCCAGGACATATCTGTTTATATGAAAGAGAGAAAGGATATTTATATGCAGGTGATCTTCTTTATTTAGGCAAGCTAGATCTCTATTATCCGACGACAGATCCCGATCTTTATATGGAATCCATAGAGAAGATAAGAAAGTTATCAGTAACTCGGATTTTACCTGGTCATCATAGAATGGATGTACCAAATAGCTTGGCAGATCAAGTAGGAGAAGCATTAAAGCAATTGAAGGAGAATAATCTGCTTCATCAGGGAAAAGGAATCTTTTCTTATGATGGATTCTCAATTCATTTATAATCTAAAAAGACCACTTTCAAATGAAAGTGGTCTTTTTCTCGTTTCTCATCAATCAATTAAATTCACTTTTGCAATTTCATCAATGGAATCGATAAATACTTTTGTAATGATTGGATCAAAGTGTTTTCCAGCACCTTCTTTTATGATCGCAACAGCCTCCTCAATAGGGAAGGACTTCTTGTAACTTCGATTTGAAATGAGTGCATCATATACATCTGAAATAGCCATAATTCTGGCACAAAGAGGGATTTCATCGCCTGCCATACCAGTTGGATATCCGCTTCCATCCCATTTCTCATGATGATAAAGAGCCATATTTCGTGCAATAATTAGATAGTATTCTGGACCGGCTTCATCAATTAAGTCTTCAATGATCTCGGCACCTAATTTTGCATGCTGTTTAATGATATCGTATTCATTATCCGTAAGCTTACCAGGTTTACGAAGAATTGAATCTGGAATCGCAATTTTACCGATATCATGTAAAGGTGCTGCATTAATGAGTGCTTTAATATAGCGGTCAGTTAAGATATCTGTGTAGTAGCCATTTTCTTTTAATGCATATGTGATAATACCAACATATGCACTTGTACGTTTGACATGTTCTCCTGTAATACCGTCTCTTGCTTCAATTAAATTGGCGAAGCTAGAGATGACTGCATGCTGAGTCTGCTCGAGTTGCTGAGTCTTTTCATTAACAGCTTGTTCCAGCTCTTTTGTATAGTTGTAGTGAATCGTAACATCATCAATGGTGATCATTTTGCCTCGTACGATTTCATTAGCATAAATATTGCATGTATGGCACGTGTAGACGTGAGAGTCAATAAAACGATAGTCCTTTTCCTCTGCCCATGAGAGAAGCTTTTGAATCAATTCTTCAGGGTGGCGTTCAGTGATTTCAGGGAAAAGAGCTTTGGCAGGTGCATTAGCATGTAAGAACTGTTCGCTACTACCTAATACAATAATTCCGTTTGTCATATTTTCCACCACATATTCTCTTGCAAGATCAAGAGTATCAAAAAGATTATGTTGAAAAATAGAGAATAAAAATATGATGGAACAGATAACGTAACCTAATGCGGTTGTATCATAGCCTCCCGTAGTACCAGTTAAATAAACTAACAAACTAATACCTGGAATCATAACCAGGATTAAAAAGAAAATTAACTGTTTTTTCTTGTTATAATCGGTTGATTTACGATATCGGTATAGAATAAACAGTGGTGTCAGAATAAGATAAGAGGCAGTTAATACGAGATAAGTATAATATGCGATACCAGGTTTTAAAATGAGATGTGGAAATAGTCCTTCATTCGTAAAATCGATGGATCGATAATATAGATTTTGTTTTTCACAAGTTAATACGAGTATGGCAACTAAACTATGAAGCATGAATAGTACAGCCTGTATTACTTTGGAGTATGTAATTTCGCAGTATTCCATCAAAAAGAGGAACATGCATAACAGTATGTATACTTTCCCGATGTATGTGAATTTTACCGCCATGATAGCAGTCTCTTTCATGGTTGCTTGTAATTCGAAAAGATAACCAATTGAGTTAAATAAGGCGCTGATCACAAAAAGATAAATAAGTGATTGCTGAGTTGATGGTTTCTGGTTGAAAATATATGCAAATTCAATAATCAATAAGAAGATTCCGATATATTGCATGGTTAACAAAAAATTATACATTTAGTGTTTCCTCCGGCGTGTAAGTAGTATTATTTTATAACAGATTAGTGTATTTGAAAAGCAAATCGAATCGTCCATTTTCTACCATTATTTAAAGCTAGGATTTTATAAGGGATTATGAGCATTTTAATTTTGATTTTCTACCACTTAACGGTAAATTAAGGGCAATTGAAGCTGATTATGATAGGATATATTACAGAAAGAAGGTGAAAGAGTGAAAGTTACAATTGAATTAGAATCAGTAAAAGAACCATATGCAGAGATTCATGCAAAGGAGATCACAGAAGAGATTACAAAGGCAGTATCCTTGTTAGAAGGTGAATATAGAGAGTCCATCCTTGCGGTAGAAAGGGATGAGAAGTACATAATATTAAAGCCAGAAGAGATTTATATGGTAAGAGTAGAGAAAGAAAAAGTAGTTGTTTATACGACAAGAGATTTCTATTATGCGAGAAGTCGTCTATATGAAATGGAGCAGAGACTTGGCAAGGATTTTCTTAGGATCTCTAAGACGACAATCGTTAATTTAAATCAGTTAGATTCTGTGGAACCATCTTTTAGTGGGACGATGTACTTGAAATTGAAAAATGGATGCAAGGATTATATTTCAAGAAAGTATTTACCACAGTTTAAAAAGTATTTGGGATTATAGGAGGAATAAATATGAGTAGAAAAGTGATTAAATATAGTATGGCAGGAATTAGCTGGGGGTGTACGGTATTCTGTATTGTGAATATGATCGGAGCTATGTTGTTAGGCGATTCCTTTGTGTTAGAGTCTGGACATTCGTATCCAGCTCAGGTATTGACATCTATGTTAGTTGGGATTGCTTGGGTCGTTCCAACTCTTGTTTATGAAAGTGAGAAGATATCAAGAGGAATTCAGATCTTAATCCACCTAACGATAGGCTTTTGTGTGTATATTCCTTGTGGAATTTATATGGGGTGGATTCCATGTAGCTTTGGTATCGGAACGATGCTCACAACAATCTTAGGGATGGTCATCATATCAATATTGATATGGTTATGTTTCTCTCTTTATTACCGAAAAGAAGCAAGAATGATAAATAATAAAATAAAGTAAAAGTAGACTACCAATAGCAATATGTAAAATATATTTGACATAATGACATCAATGGATTACAATGTGAATATAAAATTGATATTGGGAGGATATTAGTAATGGAAGCATTTATTTATTTTATTGCACTTGTTGTAGTATTTATCTTAGCGTGGATCATTAAATATAAGGTTAGAGGTGGAAAATGTGAGGATGAATACGATGAGAGACAGATTGCGGCGAGAGGAAGTGCATACAAATATGGTTTCTTTACCGCAATCCTATATATGTACTTTAGTATGGTTATAAAATTGTGGCTTGGACATCCATGGTGTGCAGAATCTTTAGAAGCAGTAATTGGAATTTGCTTATCCGTGATCGTATTTATCACAGTATGTATCTGGAAAGATGCCTATGTTTCTTTTAGAAGAAGTACTAAAAGTCAGTGCATTCTTGTAGCTATTGTTGGCGGATTGAATTTGTTTGTTGGAATTAGAGATATGATGCATCCGGAAAAAGTAATTGATGGAGACATGTTGAATGGAGTATCACCTAACTTATTAATTGGGGTAATGTTTTGCTTTGTCGGAGCAGTCACACTGATCAAGCGTATGAAAGATAGTAGAATAGAGGAATAATAATGAAAAATCTAAGATTAAAGGCCGCAAGAGCAGCATTAGATTTATCCCAGCAGGATCTGGCAGATCAAGTTGGTGTATCAAGACAGACGATCAGTGCAATTGAGAAGGGAGATTATAACCCTACTATTAGACTTTGTATTACCATTTGCAAGGTGTTAGAGAAGACATTAGATGAACTATTCTGGGAATAGTAATATAGATAATAAAATAGCCCTCTTAGTAAGAGGGCTTAGCTTGTCGACAAAGTCGCCAAGCTTGGATGAAAGACACCTTTCATCCAGTTTGCAAGTCGGAACCGACTGGTACTCGTTCGTGCAAGTGGCAAGATCAGCCACCTGCTCGCACCAGTCCAGAAGTCGAAAAGCGTCGTTTCCGGCTTCTGATTTTAAATGGAGAACGAAGTTCTCCAAACCTCTCCCCGAGATACAAATTGGGTGAGTGAAAGTAATTGTCTACAGTCTGAGCCCTCTTAGTAAGAGGGCTATTTTTGTGTGTTTGCTTATAATAATAAGAGCAACGTTCCACCTACGATACAAGCAAGGCCGCATGCGGATTTTTTGTTTAATCGTTCTTTAAACACCAGATAAGAGAAGGCAATCGTAACGAGAATACTTAGTTTATCGATTGGAACGACAATACTTGCAGGACCAGTTTGTAGAGCACGATAATAACAGAGCCATGATCCGCCTGTTGCGATTCCAGAGAGGAGAAGGAAAAGCCAGCTCTTTCGATTGATCGAAGAGATCGTATGTTGTTTTCCCGTAACAAAGACTACGACCCAAGCCATAATAAGAACTACGATGGTTCGAATGGCGGTTCCTAGAGTCGAATCAATATCTTCTATACCTACCTTGCCAAGAATAGAAGTTAAGCTTGCAAAGACAGCAGACCCTAAGGCATAGAATAACCAGTGATTAGAGTCCGATATGATACCGTCGCTTTCTTTTTTTTGAATCATGAGATAGGTGCCGCCGCCAATTAGGATCATACAGATGGCTTTAAGCCAAGTTACGGACTCACCTAAGAATAGAAAAGCAAATAACATGGTAAGTAATGTACTTGATTTGTCAATTGGGGTGACTTTATTAATATCTCCGATCTGAAGAGCACGAAAATAGCAAAGCCAGGAAGCACCAGTTGCAAGTCCGCTTAGGACTAGAAAAAGTAATGTCTTATTAGAAATTGTCGCAAGGGAGACATCAACACCCTTTATAAATACCATGAGCCAAGAAAACACTAATACGACAAAAGTACGAAGAGCAGTTGCTACATTAGAGTCGGTATCCTTGATCCCACATTTTGCTAGTATGCCAGTTAGTCCGGCGAACAAAGCAGAACCAAAAGCAAATAGAATCCACATAAAAAGACTCCCCCATTTCTTTATTTATTTTGCCTATAGGAATACTATAGATGTCTAAAAAGGGAGAGTCAATCAATATCATGTTAATTTATTTTTCAAAATAGGAGATACCAACAGCACCGGGGCCGATATGAGTTCCAACTACACAGCCAATGCTTTGAGTGAGCAGCTCATGTCCGGTTACAGCAGGTGCAATAATTTCTTTAAATTCATTTAGGTAATCACTTCCACTTGTATGACCAAAGATAATTATACTATTCTCATCAATTGGATGTTCTAAGACAAAATTACTGATGGTGCGATAAGTCTTTTTACGTCCGCGTTCTTTACCAATTGCATTTACTTTTCCTTCTGCAATCTCAATGATCGGATTGATGCCAAGCAGTCCTCCAATAGCAGCAGAGGCAGCACTGAGGCGACCACCCATTTTTAAGAACTTTAAAGTATCTACATAGGCATAGAGTCGAACTTTGGACTTCTTCTCTTCTAATTGTGCTGTGATTTCTTTAGCTGAGAGCCCCTCGTTATGCAAACGAATGGCTTCGTGTACGAGAAGGGAAAGTCCCATTGTAGCGTTGAGGGAATCAATCACAAATAGGTGATCGGATTCAATCATGTTAGCTGCGATCATAGCAGATTGATAAGTTCCGCTAAGTTCCGAAGAAAGTAAGATTGCAATAACATCATGCCCATTCTCTATATGCTCTTGAAAAATTTCTTCAAACTGATTCGGATTGATCTGAGAAGTGGTTGGCAGTTCGGTTACCGTATTTAATCGTTGATAAAATTCTTCATGAGTGATGGTCAAGCCATCTTTATAGTGATCCTCCCCAAAATAGAGATCCATTGGTATGATCTCAATTCCAAGTTTGTTTTGATCAGCAAGACTAATGTCACAAGTACTATCTGTTATAATTTTAATCATAGTTATACTCCTGTATTCAAATAGATGGGAAATCAAATAGTTTTAAATTCAAATAATAATGGATATGATATCGTATCTTTCTCCATTTGTCAACTTTCAAAAAAAGAAGGAATATAGTGGTAGAAATGAATGAGAGGGTGGGCTATAATGGATTAGTAGTATGGTAATTCGAAGATATGGGGGGGACTATTGTTTGGTAGATTCTAGAGAAACATTGTATCAGAAACTTGGAATAAACGAGGAATTTGAAGAATCTAAAAGTATCCAAGAGTTATTTGAAAAACGAGAAAAAGAAATTGAAGAAACCAGATTCAAGCAGGAAAATCAGAAATGGATGATGAAGAAGATTCTAAAAGATCAAAGAAAGAATCGAGAACGAGATCCGAAAGAATATGAGAAAATGCTGGATCAGGCTAATACAATAGATGATAAGACAGAATCCAAAGATATACTTCCTTTGATGGGAGGATCCATTGTCTTATTGATTTTTATGATATATCCTTTTTTGCTAGTCGATCTTAAAGAGTGGGATATGCTTTACTTGGCAATTGGGGTAGCCATCATTGCCACAGGAGCTTTAGTACTGCTATGGCAGTACTGTATTCATAAGTTTGGTGTAAAGGCTGCATTTCGCTATACATTAAAAGGAATTGTTGCTTTTACAGGAATACTTGCTCTTACAATGCTACTATTTGTGGGAGTTGAGCAACTGCAAAAGCAGCTTTTTGTCCCAGAGGATTACATATTATTTCAAATGGATAAACCGTATCGATACCTTCCATTCCTAGTTGAGGTGGAGATTGGAGGCTTTATCTTATGGCGTTATCTAGCGGGAAGAAAGAAGTTTAATAGAGTGCTTTGTATTGCAATTTTAGTCATAAATATAGCAGTAGGATATATTATGATTAGTGGAGTTACTGTGTGTACCACAAGTGAGATCATTCTACATACTTTCTGGAATCCTAGAGGGCATGTAATTGCGTATGAAGATGTAAAAGCAGTAGATGCTGGTTTTGATCCAGACGGAGAGTTCTATTATAAGATGACCTTGAAAAAGGGAAAGGTGATTGAGATCACACAGGCTGTAAGTGATCGCTATCCACTTACTTATCAGGAATATCAGGAGCTTGATAAGATTGTGATGGATCAGGAACATAAACCGCTAAAAGAGACAAGCACCCGCTATATTCAGGATGCACAGCTAGATCAAGAGTATTTAGAACTGCTCCGAGCAGTTTTGAAAAATAAATAAAAGAAAAGAAGGTATCACAAATGATTCAGTATTTTAATAACGGAATCGATGCAGGACTACTTGCATTTGCAGGCTTGCTGCTTGCATTTTTAACAACATGTTTTTTCTTATCTCATTTTGCAGACAAGCTCCCTCATGATCTTGGAAGAGATTATGCATTTAATGGAAAGTTATCGGCCGGTAAACCAAGAGGTGCCGGATTTATCTTTATATTGATCTTTACGGCAGCAGCACTGTTATTTGGTAAGCTAGGAAGAGAGATGATCATTTATTTGATCCTTGTTGTTGCAGCTATGCTTACTGGCTTTTTGGATGATTGTTCACGATCACCTTGGGGTGAATATAAAAAAGGATTTTTAGATTTAGTCATTGCAATCATGACAGGAATCACATTTTTGAATTTCAACAGCAATGTAGTTACGATTGCAACATTACATACTTCCATTACCCTTGACCCAGTCATTTTTGTAATCTTAGCAGTCATCCTTGTATGGGTATCGATCAATGTTACCAATTGTTCAGACGGTGTAGATGGATTATCAGGAACTCTAACTATTGTAACCTTACTTACGATCTATATTATTGATCAGATCAAAGGAAGAGATAAAGATTTTAATTATCTGATCTTATTATTTGTGATCTGTATTCTAGGCTATCTTTGGTATAATGCAACTCCAAGCAAAATGATGATGGGAGATGCAGGGTCAAGAGCGATGGGACTATTCATTGCAATCGCTGTATTAAAGACTATGAGTCCATTTTTATATATTCCAGTGGCACTTGTATTAATTTTAGATGGTGGTTTAGGTCTTGTGAAAGTATCCTTACTTCGTTTCTTAAAGATTAAGATTTTAGCAAATGTAAGAACTCCTCTTCATGATCAGACAAGAAAGGTTTGGGACTGGTCTAACACACAGACGGTATTTCGTTTTGCAATCATTCAGATCATGATTGGCATGGCAGTTGTCTACTTGATCCAGTAAGAGGTGGAAATATGAAAATGG carries:
- a CDS encoding phospho-N-acetylmuramoyl-pentapeptide-transferase, which encodes MIQYFNNGIDAGLLAFAGLLLAFLTTCFFLSHFADKLPHDLGRDYAFNGKLSAGKPRGAGFIFILIFTAAALLFGKLGREMIIYLILVVAAMLTGFLDDCSRSPWGEYKKGFLDLVIAIMTGITFLNFNSNVVTIATLHTSITLDPVIFVILAVILVWVSINVTNCSDGVDGLSGTLTIVTLLTIYIIDQIKGRDKDFNYLILLFVICILGYLWYNATPSKMMMGDAGSRAMGLFIAIAVLKTMSPFLYIPVALVLILDGGLGLVKVSLLRFLKIKILANVRTPLHDQTRKVWDWSNTQTVFRFAIIQIMIGMAVVYLIQ
- a CDS encoding DegV family protein; this translates as MIKIITDSTCDISLADQNKLGIEIIPMDLYFGEDHYKDGLTITHEEFYQRLNTVTELPTTSQINPNQFEEIFQEHIENGHDVIAILLSSELSGTYQSAMIAANMIESDHLFVIDSLNATMGLSLLVHEAIRLHNEGLSAKEITAQLEEKKSKVRLYAYVDTLKFLKMGGRLSAASAAIGGLLGINPIIEIAEGKVNAIGKERGRKKTYRTISNFVLEHPIDENSIIIFGHTSGSDYLNEFKEIIAPAVTGHELLTQSIGCVVGTHIGPGAVGISYFEK
- a CDS encoding bacterial/archaeal transporter family protein yields the protein MWILFAFGSALFAGLTGILAKCGIKDTDSNVATALRTFVVLVFSWLMVFIKGVDVSLATISNKTLLFLVLSGLATGASWLCYFRALQIGDINKVTPIDKSSTLLTMLFAFLFLGESVTWLKAICMILIGGGTYLMIQKKESDGIISDSNHWLFYALGSAVFASLTSILGKVGIEDIDSTLGTAIRTIVVLIMAWVVVFVTGKQHTISSINRKSWLFLLLSGIATGGSWLCYYRALQTGPASIVVPIDKLSILVTIAFSYLVFKERLNKKSACGLACIVGGTLLLLL
- a CDS encoding transcriptional regulator, MerR family, producing MVDSRETLYQKLGINEEFEESKSIQELFEKREKEIEETRFKQENQKWMMKKILKDQRKNRERDPKEYEKMLDQANTIDDKTESKDILPLMGGSIVLLIFMIYPFLLVDLKEWDMLYLAIGVAIIATGALVLLWQYCIHKFGVKAAFRYTLKGIVAFTGILALTMLLFVGVEQLQKQLFVPEDYILFQMDKPYRYLPFLVEVEIGGFILWRYLAGRKKFNRVLCIAILVINIAVGYIMISGVTVCTTSEIILHTFWNPRGHVIAYEDVKAVDAGFDPDGEFYYKMTLKKGKVIEITQAVSDRYPLTYQEYQELDKIVMDQEHKPLKETSTRYIQDAQLDQEYLELLRAVLKNK
- a CDS encoding transcriptional regulator, Cro/CI family; translated protein: MKNLRLKAARAALDLSQQDLADQVGVSRQTISAIEKGDYNPTIRLCITICKVLEKTLDELFWE
- a CDS encoding response regulator — encoded protein: MIPGISLLVYLTGTTGGYDTTALGYVICSIIFLFSIFQHNLFDTLDLAREYVVENMTNGIIVLGSSEQFLHANAPAKALFPEITERHPEELIQKLLSWAEEKDYRFIDSHVYTCHTCNIYANEIVRGKMITIDDVTIHYNYTKELEQAVNEKTQQLEQTQHAVISSFANLIEARDGITGEHVKRTSAYVGIITYALKENGYYTDILTDRYIKALINAAPLHDIGKIAIPDSILRKPGKLTDNEYDIIKQHAKLGAEIIEDLIDEAGPEYYLIIARNMALYHHEKWDGSGYPTGMAGDEIPLCARIMAISDVYDALISNRSYKKSFPIEEAVAIIKEGAGKHFDPIITKVFIDSIDEIAKVNLID